One window from the genome of Populus alba chromosome 15, ASM523922v2, whole genome shotgun sequence encodes:
- the LOC118033354 gene encoding pectate lyase-like, with amino-acid sequence MGAVKNYMLLVFFALAMQTSTPKAGIANFDEYWKKRAEEAKEASREAYEPNPEKVAEHFNYEVHKSLEGGNSTRRNLGKYKGPCLATNPIDQCWRCDKNWAKNRKKLGGCALGFGRKTIGGMHGKYYRVTDPSDNDMVNPKPGTLRYGVIQDEPLWIIFAHDMAISLSEELMVASNKTIDGRGANVHIYNGAQITLQFVRNVIIHGIHIHGAKAGNGGMIRDSVDHYGFRSRSDGDGISIFGSTDIWIDRISMSNCEDGLIDAVMGSNAITISNCHFTKHNDVMLLGASDSYSGDSVMQITVAFNHFGRGLVQRMPRVRWGFVHVVNNDYTHWEMYAIGGSQHPTIISQGNRFIAPSDPACKEVTKRDYAVESVWKSWNWRSEGDLMLNGAFFVQSGNAIKTMNKPGVINAKPGGHVSMLTRFSGALDCVSGRPC; translated from the exons ATGGGAGCTGTTAAAAATTACATGTTGTTAGTTTTCTTTGCATTAGCCATGCAAACTTCAACTCCAAAGGCCGGCATCGCGAATTTCGACGAGTACTGGAAAAAGCGAGCTGAAGAGGCCAAGGAGGCTTCCCGCGAGGCCTACGAACCAAATCCAGAGAAAGTCGCTGAACATTTCAACTATGAAGTGCACAA GTCATTGGAAGGTGGCAATAGCACAAGAAGGAATCTAGGAAAATACAAAGGGCCATGCCTAGCAACAAATCCTATCGACCAATGCTGGAGATGTGATAAAAACTGGGCTAAGAACCGCAAGAAGCTGGGAGGTTGTGCTCTAGGGTTTGGACGCAAAACCATAGGAGGCATGCATGGAAAATACTACCGGGTAACAGACCCGTCAGACAACGACATGGTGAATCCTAAACCAGGAACATTGCGCTATGGAGTGATTCAGGACGAACCGCTTTGGATTATATTTGCTCATGATATGGCTATTAGTCTAAGTGAAGAACTAATGGTGGCATCAAATAAGACTATTGATGGGCGCGGTGCTAATGTGCACATTTACAATGGTGCTCAAATTACTCTACAGTTTGTGAGAAATGTGATCATCCATGGGATCCACATTCATGGTGCTAAAGCTGGAAATGGTGGGATGATTAGAGACTCGGTAGATCATTATGGCTTTCGTTCTCGGAGCGATGGAGATGGGATTTCAATATTTGGGTCAACTGATATTTGGATTGATCGTATCTCCATGTCTAATTGCGAAGATGGCCTCATTGATGCCGTAATGGGATCCAATGCCATCACCATATCTAATTGCCACTTCACCAAACATAATGAT GTAATGTTGTTGGGGGCAAGCGATAGTTATTCTGGCGATTCAGTGATGCAAATAACTGTTGCTTTCAACCACTTTGGTCGTGGATTAGTGCAAAGAATGCCGAGGGTCCGATGGGGGTTTGTGCATGTTGTAAACAATGACTATACTCACTGGGAAATGTATGCTATTGGTGGCAGCCAACATCCTACTATCATTAGCCAGGGTAACCGGTTTATTGCTCCTTCTGATCCAGCATGCAAAGAG GTGACCAAGAGGGACTATGCAGTTGAAAGTGTGTGGAAGTCCTGGAATTGGAGATCAGAGGGGGATTTGATGCTCAACGGAGCCTTCTTTGTTCAATCTGGTAATGCAATCAAGACAATGAATAAACCGGGTGTGATTAATGCAAAGCCTGGTGGACATGTGAGCATGCTCACA